CCCTGGTTCTTCCGCAGCGGAATTATCGATAACATAATAATAACGCACATGGACCCTATATCTGATGCCGCATTCAGCAGCCCGAAACCTTCCGCTCCCACCTTAAGGATGTCTGAAGCATATACCGGAATCATGGCTACGGCACCGCCGAAAAGAACCGCAAACATATCCAGACACAATGCGCCCAGAATCTCCTTTGTCCTGAAAATGTAAGAAATTCCTTCGCGCATACTTTCTATAACGTCAACATTCTCTTTTTTGTATTCGGAATACTGTTTTTTTAACTGAAAAAAGAACAATGAGGCGAAAAATATTAATAAAATAACGGCAATTAATGTCCACTTTACTCCAAAAAAGCCAATCAGGAAGCCTCCGGCTGCATGTCCGCAGACTGAAGATATCAGAAAAGTAGCCTGGTTCAGCGTGACAGCGTTCGGGAGGTTTTCTTTCTTTACAATTTTAGGGATCATGGAAGGGACAATCGGTCCGATGAAAGCCCTTGCAATCCCGGTAAAGAAGATCACGCCGTAAATAAAATAGGTAATCTGATGCCCGGTAAAATGAAGTTCAACATTGAAAAATGCCGGGATCAGCAACAGCCCGATCAGGAAGATATAGGCGTAATTGCAGATCAGGAGCAGTTTTTTCTTTTCATTCATATCTATGACATGTCCCGCATACAAGGCACAGCTCACCGCCGGAATCACCTCCGAAAGGCCGATCAGCCCGATGGAAAAAGGATCTTTGGTTAACTGGTAAACCCACCATCCCAATAATGTGGCAAGCATTCTGAAGGCCAGTACAATAAAAAATCTTCCGGTAAGAAGATTCCTGAATTCTGCATTCTGTAAGGTCTGTAGCGGAGTGAATGAAATCATCCGACAAAAATACCCTCAAATATTGATTTGAGGGCAGGGTTATCTTAATTTTTTTAAATGATAAAGTAAATAGCAGCTAAAAGATAAAATCTATTTTAGTTATCTGCTCTTGTAGAGCTCAATACCAGAGCAGCAACGCCGGCTGCCCCTATTACAACGGCTCCTGCAGTGATTCTCGCTTTACGGCTGTCTCTTACTGCAGCTACGCCTGCCTTTGGAATCGTTACCACTGTACTGTCTTTTTTTCCGGCAGTCCCGATCAGGTTATCACCGTCTACATTACGGAATAACATTTTTTGATTCTTTGAACCGTCTTTCATCATTACCGTATACATTTTTCCTGCTTCAAGATTAGAGTAATCATTTTTCGCGGTGTCTTCTGTGTATTTTGTAGTGGCACAGGAGGAAATCACAAATAACGATGTCAATAAAGATGATTTTAAAAGTACAGATGCTCTCATTATTATTTTTTAGTTTTCCAAATTTATAATTTTTTTCGAATATACGTTTCCGGAATTGAAAAAATCTGTTTAAAGTTTGTATATTTCCAATAAACCGGCAATTTTTCTGTCATTTGCCAGTCTTGGGGTTTTGTTCTG
The sequence above is a segment of the Chryseobacterium sp. JJR-5R genome. Coding sequences within it:
- a CDS encoding MFS transporter encodes the protein MISFTPLQTLQNAEFRNLLTGRFFIVLAFRMLATLLGWWVYQLTKDPFSIGLIGLSEVIPAVSCALYAGHVIDMNEKKKLLLICNYAYIFLIGLLLIPAFFNVELHFTGHQITYFIYGVIFFTGIARAFIGPIVPSMIPKIVKKENLPNAVTLNQATFLISSVCGHAAGGFLIGFFGVKWTLIAVILLIFFASLFFFQLKKQYSEYKKENVDVIESMREGISYIFRTKEILGALCLDMFAVLFGGAVAMIPVYASDILKVGAEGFGLLNAASDIGSMCVIIMLSIIPLRKNQGKILLAAVTGFGLCIIGFGLSHLYWLSFMFLMLSGMLDGISVVIRGTIVQLKTPDHIRGRVLSVNSIFIMSSNEMGQFESGLMAKMLGVVRSVVFGGTMTVLVALMVGTTNSKLRKMQY